From the genome of Mycobacterium kansasii ATCC 12478:
GGCGACGCTTTGGGCGCGATCCAGCACGCAGCGATTATCAGCGTGTTGCTATCGGCCGCCGTCCCCGAATGGGCTGGCTCGGCGTGGCTGCGGCGCGTACCCGGCGTAGCGGCTCCGGTCAGCACGCTGGATGCCGTCGTGGCCGAGATCGTCACGCGCCGTCGTGCCGAAACGGGCTCAGGCGACGGCGCCGACCTGCTCGACCTCCTACTCACCGCGCGCGACGAGGACGGTTCGACGTTCGACGACGTCGAGATCCGCGATGAGGTGCTAACGCTGATGCTCGCCGGGCATGAAACCACTTCCACCGCGCTCACCTGGACACTTGCGTTGTTGTCTCGCTGTCCCGCCGCCCGCCGCCGGTTGGAAGCCGAGGTCGACGACGTGCTGGCCGGCCGCCCGGCCTGTGCTGACGACGTCGACCGTCTTGTGTTCACCGAAGCGGTCATCAACGAGGCGATGCGCCTCTACCCGCCCGCGTGGAGCATCGAGCGCGACGCCGTCGAAGCCGACGACATCGCCGGCATACCCGTGGCCGCGGGAACAACCGTAGTCGTGCCGCCCTACCTGCTGCACCGGCACCCGCAGTTCTGGCCGAATCCGGAGGGCTTTGACCCGGACCGCTTCCTGACTGAAACCGATCGGCCCCGCTACTCTTTCGTGCCGTTCGGCGGCGGACGCCGTATCTGTGTGGGGGCGGGCTTCGCAATGTTCGAAGCCAAGCTCGTGCTGGCAACCATCGCTCAGGCGCACCCGCTCGATCTGTTATCCGGGGGGATGCCCGCCGTCCGAACGGAGATCACCCTGCGGCCCCGCGGCCCGGTGCCCATGCGGATCACGCAGCGGCTTGCCCAGGCCGTCGATCGGAGGGCACAGCCCACGGCCCGCGATGCGATTGAGACGATTGAAGGCGTGCCCGCCTCGGCTCCCTGAGGGCACGACCGGGGTACACCAGCGGGCACACACCGATGCCGACTTCGACCCGGCTCAGCACTTGCTGACATAGGCCTCGGGAGGACACAACGTGCGGGAGTGCGGCGACGATACGTTGGCGAAGCTCCCATTGGAGCGGGCGCTCGCCCACCTGGACAGCTCCGCTGCAGGGTTGACTTCGGCCCAAGCACTTTCGCGGTTGGAGCGCTACGGGCCTAACGAGATCACCGAACGGCGTCAGAACCCGCTGTTGGTGCTTCTTGGGTACTTTTGGGCGCCGATCCCATGGATGATCGAGGCCGCGCTGGTGCTATCGCTGGCCGCTCGGCACTGGACCGACGCGGGGATCATCGCCGCCTTGTTGCTGGTGAACGGGCTGGTGGCGTTCACCGAGGAGCACCAGGCAGCCGGGACGATCGCGGCGCTTCGACGACGGCTGGCAACGTCGGCGCGCGCGTTGCGCGACGGCGCATGGACGTCGGTGCCGGTACGGGAGTTGGTGCCGGGTGATGTGGTGCGGGTCAGGTTGGGTGATGTGATTCCCGCCGATCTGCGGGTACTTGACGACGCTGCCCTCGAAGTGGACCAGTCTGCGCTGACTGGCGAGTCCTTGGCCGTCGCCCGCGGCAAGGGCAATGCGCTGTACTCGGGGTCAGTGCTGGTGCGCGGCGAAGCCGACGCGCTGGTGTACGCCACCGGGGGGTCGTCGTATTTCGGGCGGGCCGCTGCGCTGGTGGAGACTGCGGGCACAGTCAGCCACTTCCAGCGCGCGGTGCTGCGCATCGGCAACTACCTCATCGTCATTGCAGTGGCGCTCGTCGCATTGACGGTGGCGGTGTCGCTGATCCAGGGCAATCCGGTGTTGCAAACGCTGGAATTTGCGCTGGTGGTCACGATCGCCTCGGTTCCGGTCGCTCTACCGGCGGTGCTGTCGGTCACGATGGCCGTCGGTGCGCGCAAGTTGGCACATCAACAGGCCGTGGTTAGCCACCTGCCCGCAGTCGAGGAACTCGGCGGCATCGACGTGTTGTGCTCAGACAAAACCGGCACCCTGACCCAGAAC
Proteins encoded in this window:
- a CDS encoding cytochrome P450, with amino-acid sequence MARDPLATYASLQRTYGDAVRLPFRRHRPILLLSRPEHAEHVLVTQQRNYVKAVTYLPLRALLGSGLLTSEGNVWERHRRIIQPVFARRHLNAFAPEIVAAAQRRVATWRDGDVVDAAEQMRALTLEIVGRVLFGASLAGSAQRIGDALGAIQHAAIISVLLSAAVPEWAGSAWLRRVPGVAAPVSTLDAVVAEIVTRRRAETGSGDGADLLDLLLTARDEDGSTFDDVEIRDEVLTLMLAGHETTSTALTWTLALLSRCPAARRRLEAEVDDVLAGRPACADDVDRLVFTEAVINEAMRLYPPAWSIERDAVEADDIAGIPVAAGTTVVVPPYLLHRHPQFWPNPEGFDPDRFLTETDRPRYSFVPFGGGRRICVGAGFAMFEAKLVLATIAQAHPLDLLSGGMPAVRTEITLRPRGPVPMRITQRLAQAVDRRAQPTARDAIETIEGVPASAP